Proteins encoded within one genomic window of Gammaproteobacteria bacterium:
- the metH gene encoding methionine synthase: protein MTGDDTGRQQRFARLQALLAQRIVVLDGAMGTVLQGRGLTEADYRGTRFGDWSQDLKGNHDLLSITRPEVIGAIHREFLEAGADVIETNSFNSTAPSQGDYGLQELVAELNLAAARVAREAADEVAARTGRPRFVAGVLGPTNRTASLSPDVNDPGFRNISFDELVATYSIAARKLLEGGADFILVETVFDTLNARAALYAVAKLADDLAEPVPVMVSGTITDASGRTLSGQTTEAFWNSVRHVRPFMMGLNCALGAEDLRPYISELSRVADTGVSVHPNAGLPNEFGQYDDTPEHMARILGDFARAGFLNMVGGCCGTTPAHIRAICEAVAGCPPRAVPKLEPKLRLAGLEPLNIGPGSLFVNVGERTNVTGSAQFRRLIAADDYAGALAVALQQVENGAQVIDVNMDEGMLDSVAAMDRFLKLVAGEPDIARVPVMIDSSRWEVIEAGLKCVQGKAIVNSISLKEGEEAFLRQAREIRRHGAAAVVMAFDENGQADTVERRVAICERSYAVLREQAGFAPEDIIFDPNIFAVATGIEEHARYGLDFIEATRLIKQRLPGVRVSGGVSNVSFSFRGNNRVREAMHSVFLYHAIQAGMDMGIVNAGQLAIYEDIPAELREAVEDVILNRRADATERLLDMAGRYRDGDAARAAATDNAWREWPVSKRLSHALVKGIDEFIIADTEEARLQAAKPLDVIEGPLMDGMNIVGDLFGAGKMFLPQVVKSARVMKRAVAHLVPFIEQGQSGGVRKLGRIVVATVKGDVHDIGKNIVGVVLQCNNFEVIDLGVMVPGEKILQVAREQQADIIGLSGLITPSLDEMVHVAREMKRQKFTTPLLIGGATTSPAHTSVKIDPEYDGAVIYVKDASRAVGVAQKLITPGERERFTTETKDDSRLRRQRHAHKDRQAPQIGLADARRNKARVDFGTPPVPARLGVQLLDLDLQVLSRYIDWMPFFNAWEFHGKFPQILTDPVVGEAASGLWRDVREMLDRVLAEGWLTSRAVIGLFPANAVGDDDIAVYADESRAQPLAMLHQLRQQRAKPDGQAHLCLADYVAPRESGIRDYIGAFAVTAGLGAERRVAAFQRANDDYSAILLKALADRFAEAGAEYLHEQVRKQHWGFAPEESLDCAGLIAESYRGIRPAPGYPACPDHTEKATLWRLLDAERNAGIVLTEGYAMMPPASVSGWYLAHPEAKYFGVGRIGRDQAVDYARRKGVSLATVERWLAAALGYDAEAA from the coding sequence ATGACCGGCGATGACACGGGACGTCAGCAGCGGTTCGCCCGGCTGCAGGCACTGCTCGCGCAGCGCATCGTGGTGCTCGATGGCGCCATGGGCACGGTGCTCCAGGGGCGCGGCCTGACCGAGGCCGATTACCGCGGCACGCGCTTCGGCGACTGGTCGCAGGACCTGAAGGGCAACCACGACCTGCTGTCGATCACGCGACCCGAGGTCATCGGTGCCATCCACCGCGAGTTCCTCGAGGCGGGCGCGGACGTCATCGAGACCAACAGCTTCAACTCCACCGCGCCGTCGCAGGGCGACTACGGCCTGCAGGAGCTGGTGGCCGAACTGAACCTGGCGGCCGCGCGGGTGGCGCGCGAGGCAGCCGACGAGGTGGCCGCGCGCACTGGCAGGCCGCGATTCGTCGCCGGCGTGCTCGGCCCCACCAACCGCACGGCCTCGCTGTCGCCGGATGTCAACGACCCCGGCTTCCGGAACATCAGCTTCGACGAGCTGGTGGCGACCTACAGCATCGCAGCGCGCAAGCTGCTCGAGGGCGGCGCCGACTTCATCCTCGTGGAAACGGTGTTCGATACCCTCAACGCCCGTGCCGCGCTCTACGCCGTGGCGAAGCTCGCCGATGATCTCGCCGAACCGGTTCCGGTCATGGTGTCGGGGACCATCACCGATGCTTCCGGGCGCACGCTCTCCGGCCAGACCACCGAGGCGTTCTGGAACTCGGTGCGCCATGTGCGCCCGTTCATGATGGGCCTGAACTGCGCGCTCGGCGCCGAGGACCTGCGCCCCTACATCAGCGAGCTCTCGCGGGTGGCCGATACCGGGGTCAGCGTGCATCCCAACGCCGGCCTTCCCAACGAGTTCGGCCAGTACGACGACACGCCGGAGCACATGGCGCGCATCCTCGGGGATTTCGCCCGGGCCGGTTTCCTCAACATGGTGGGTGGCTGCTGCGGCACCACGCCGGCGCACATCCGCGCCATCTGCGAGGCGGTGGCCGGCTGCCCGCCGCGTGCCGTGCCGAAACTCGAGCCGAAGCTGCGGCTGGCGGGCCTCGAGCCGCTGAACATCGGCCCCGGCTCGCTGTTCGTCAACGTCGGCGAACGCACCAACGTCACCGGTTCGGCGCAATTCCGCCGGCTCATCGCCGCGGACGACTACGCGGGCGCGCTGGCCGTGGCCCTGCAGCAGGTGGAGAACGGCGCCCAGGTCATCGACGTCAACATGGACGAGGGCATGCTGGACTCGGTGGCCGCCATGGACCGCTTCCTCAAGCTGGTGGCGGGCGAGCCGGACATCGCACGCGTCCCGGTGATGATCGACTCCTCGCGCTGGGAGGTGATCGAGGCCGGGCTCAAGTGCGTGCAGGGCAAGGCCATCGTCAATTCCATCAGCCTCAAGGAGGGCGAGGAGGCGTTCCTGCGCCAGGCGCGCGAGATCCGCCGCCACGGCGCGGCGGCGGTGGTCATGGCCTTCGACGAGAACGGGCAGGCGGACACCGTGGAGCGCCGGGTGGCGATCTGCGAGCGCTCCTACGCGGTGCTGCGCGAGCAGGCCGGCTTCGCGCCGGAGGACATCATCTTCGACCCGAACATCTTCGCGGTGGCGACCGGCATCGAGGAGCACGCCCGCTACGGCCTGGACTTCATCGAGGCGACGCGGCTCATCAAGCAGCGCCTGCCGGGCGTGCGCGTCAGTGGTGGCGTGTCCAACGTCTCCTTCTCCTTCCGCGGCAACAACCGTGTCCGCGAGGCCATGCATTCGGTGTTCCTCTACCACGCCATCCAGGCGGGCATGGACATGGGGATCGTCAACGCGGGCCAGCTCGCCATCTACGAGGACATCCCGGCGGAGCTGCGCGAGGCGGTGGAGGACGTGATCCTCAACCGGCGCGCCGACGCTACCGAGAGGCTGCTCGACATGGCCGGGCGCTATCGTGACGGCGATGCCGCCCGTGCCGCGGCCACGGACAACGCCTGGCGCGAATGGCCGGTATCGAAGCGCCTGTCCCACGCGCTGGTGAAGGGCATCGACGAGTTCATCATCGCCGACACCGAGGAGGCGCGCCTGCAGGCCGCGAAGCCCCTCGACGTGATCGAGGGGCCGCTGATGGACGGCATGAACATCGTCGGCGACCTGTTCGGCGCCGGCAAGATGTTCCTGCCGCAGGTGGTGAAGTCCGCCCGCGTGATGAAGCGCGCGGTCGCCCACCTCGTGCCGTTCATCGAGCAGGGGCAGTCCGGCGGCGTGCGCAAGCTCGGCCGCATCGTCGTCGCCACCGTCAAGGGCGACGTGCACGACATCGGCAAGAACATCGTCGGCGTCGTGCTCCAGTGCAACAACTTCGAGGTCATCGACCTCGGCGTCATGGTGCCCGGCGAGAAGATCCTGCAGGTGGCGCGCGAGCAGCAGGCCGACATCATCGGGCTCTCCGGCCTGATCACGCCCTCGCTGGACGAGATGGTGCACGTGGCCCGGGAGATGAAGCGCCAGAAGTTCACCACACCGCTGCTGATCGGCGGCGCCACCACGTCGCCGGCCCATACCTCGGTGAAGATCGACCCGGAATACGACGGCGCGGTGATCTACGTGAAGGACGCCTCGCGCGCCGTGGGCGTGGCGCAGAAGCTCATCACGCCCGGCGAGCGCGAGCGCTTCACCACGGAAACCAAGGACGACAGCCGCCTGCGGCGCCAGCGCCACGCCCACAAGGACCGGCAGGCTCCGCAGATCGGCCTGGCCGATGCGCGGCGCAACAAGGCGCGGGTGGATTTCGGCACGCCGCCGGTGCCGGCGCGCCTCGGGGTGCAGCTGCTCGACCTCGACCTGCAGGTGCTGTCCCGGTACATCGACTGGATGCCGTTCTTCAATGCCTGGGAGTTCCACGGCAAGTTCCCGCAGATCCTCACCGATCCGGTGGTGGGCGAGGCGGCGAGCGGCCTGTGGCGGGATGTGCGCGAGATGCTCGACCGCGTGCTGGCGGAGGGCTGGCTCACTTCGCGTGCGGTGATCGGCCTGTTTCCCGCCAACGCCGTCGGCGATGACGACATCGCGGTCTACGCCGACGAATCACGGGCGCAGCCGCTGGCGATGCTGCACCAGCTGCGCCAGCAGCGCGCCAAGCCGGACGGCCAGGCGCACCTTTGCCTGGCCGACTACGTCGCCCCGCGGGAGTCCGGCATCCGCGATTACATCGGCGCCTTCGCCGTCACCGCGGGGCTCGGCGCCGAGCGGCGTGTCGCCGCCTTCCAGCGCGCCAACGACGACTACAGCGCCATCCTGCTCAAGGCGCTGGCGGACCGCTTCGCCGAGGCCGGTGCCGAGTACCTGCACGAGCAGGTGCGCAAGCAGCACTGGGGTTTCGCGCCGGAGGAGTCGCTGGACTGCGCCGGGCTGATCGCCGAGTCCTACCGCGGCATCCGGCCGGCCCCCGGCTATCCGGCATGCCCGGACCACACGGAGAAGGCCACGCTCTGGCGCCTGCTGGATGCGGAGCGCAACGCCGGCATCGTGCTGACCGAGGGCTACGCCATGATGCCGCCGGCATCGGTGAGCGGCTGGTACCTGGCGCACCCGGAAGCGAAGTATTTCGGCGTGGGCCGCATCGGTCGCGACCAGGCGGTGGATTACGCGCGTCGCAAGGGCGTCAGCCTGGCCACCGTGGAGCGCTGGCTGGCCGCGGCACTGGGCTACGACGCGGAGGCGGCCTGA
- the gatB gene encoding Asp-tRNA(Asn)/Glu-tRNA(Gln) amidotransferase subunit GatB — translation MSGGWEPVIGLEIHAQLATRSKIFSGAATAYGAAPNTQACLVDLGYPGVLPVLNAEAVRLAVRFGLAIGARIASRSVFARKNYFYPDLPKGYQISQYELPVVQGGSVRIELEDGGGKTVRLTRAHLEEDAGKSLHENFHGLSGIDLNRAGTPLLEIVSEPDMRSAKEAAAYMRRIHQLVRWIGICDGNMQEGSFRCDANVSLRPAGSTSLGTRTEIKNLNSFRFLERAILFEIDRQAGVLDEGGRVVQETRLYDPDRDETRPMRSKEEANDYRYFPDPDLLPLEIGEALVEEVRASMPELPDARAQRLVTECGLGATEAALLTASREVADYFEAVLAAAGAGQARLAATWVNGELAAALNRDGLGIEVARVGPAALAGLLARIADHTISGKIAKEVFEGMWAGEGDADQIIARKGLRQITDAGALEQVIDQVIAANPGQVAEYRAGKDKLFGFFVGQVMKLTAGKGNPAQVNELLRRKLAS, via the coding sequence GTGAGCGGCGGCTGGGAACCCGTCATCGGGCTGGAGATCCATGCGCAGCTCGCCACGCGCTCGAAGATCTTCTCCGGCGCAGCCACCGCCTATGGCGCCGCGCCCAATACCCAGGCCTGCCTGGTGGACCTCGGCTATCCCGGCGTGCTGCCGGTGCTCAATGCCGAGGCCGTGCGCCTTGCCGTGCGCTTCGGCCTGGCCATCGGCGCCCGCATCGCCAGCCGCTCGGTCTTCGCCCGCAAGAACTACTTCTACCCCGACCTGCCCAAGGGCTACCAGATCAGCCAGTACGAGCTGCCGGTGGTGCAGGGCGGCAGCGTGCGCATCGAGCTGGAGGATGGCGGCGGCAAGACGGTGCGCCTGACGCGCGCCCATCTGGAAGAGGACGCCGGCAAGTCCCTGCACGAGAACTTCCACGGCCTCTCGGGTATCGACCTCAATCGCGCCGGCACGCCGCTGCTGGAAATCGTCTCCGAGCCGGACATGCGTTCGGCGAAGGAGGCAGCCGCCTACATGCGCAGGATCCACCAGCTGGTGCGCTGGATCGGCATCTGCGATGGCAACATGCAGGAGGGCTCCTTCCGCTGCGATGCCAACGTCTCGCTGCGCCCGGCGGGCAGCACCAGCCTCGGCACCCGCACCGAGATCAAGAACCTCAACAGCTTCCGCTTCCTCGAGCGTGCCATCCTCTTCGAGATCGACCGGCAGGCCGGGGTGCTGGATGAGGGTGGGCGCGTCGTGCAGGAAACGCGGCTGTACGATCCCGACCGGGACGAGACCCGCCCGATGCGCAGCAAGGAAGAGGCCAACGACTATCGCTACTTCCCCGACCCGGACCTGCTGCCGCTGGAGATCGGCGAGGCGCTGGTCGAGGAAGTGCGCGCTTCGATGCCCGAGTTGCCCGACGCACGGGCGCAGCGCCTGGTCACCGAGTGCGGCCTCGGCGCCACGGAAGCCGCGCTGCTGACCGCCAGCCGCGAGGTGGCGGATTACTTCGAAGCGGTGCTCGCGGCAGCCGGTGCCGGCCAGGCGCGTCTCGCCGCCACCTGGGTGAATGGCGAACTGGCCGCGGCGCTCAACCGCGATGGCCTCGGCATCGAGGTGGCCCGGGTCGGCCCGGCGGCGCTGGCGGGCCTGCTCGCCCGTATCGCCGACCACACCATCTCGGGCAAGATCGCCAAGGAGGTGTTCGAAGGCATGTGGGCCGGGGAAGGCGATGCCGACCAGATCATCGCCCGCAAGGGTCTGCGCCAGATCACCGATGCCGGCGCCCTCGAGCAGGTGATCGACCAGGTGATTGCCGCCAATCCGGGCCAGGTGGCGGAGTATCGCGCCGGCAAGGACAAGCTGTTCGGGTTCTTCGTCGGGCAGGTCATGAAGCTCACGGCCGGCAAGGGCAATCCGGCGCAGGTGAACGAGCTGTTGCGCCGCAAGCTCGCTTCGTGA
- a CDS encoding rod shape-determining protein, with translation MLKKLLGYFSNDLSIDLGTANTLIYVRGQGIVLDEPSVVAIRDEPGRGGKTVEAVGTEAKNMLGRTPGNITAIRPLKDGVIADFTITEKMLQHFIRKAHPGRYFRPSPRVLICVPYGSTQVERRAIRESAEGAGARKVFLIEEPMAAAIGAGMPVHEARGTMVLDIGGGTAEVAVISLNGIVYASSVRIGGDRFDDAIINYVRRNYGILIGEATAERIKKEIGSAYPGDEVHEISVKGRNLSEGVPRSFSLNSNEILEALQEPLQGIVGAVKGALEQTPPELGADVAERGIVLTGGGALLRNIDKLLMEETGLPVVVSEDPLTCVARGGGRVLELMDEQGPGVFSLD, from the coding sequence ATGCTGAAGAAGCTCCTCGGCTACTTCTCGAACGATTTGTCCATCGACCTCGGGACGGCCAACACGCTCATCTACGTGCGCGGCCAGGGCATCGTCCTCGACGAACCCTCGGTGGTCGCCATCCGCGATGAACCAGGCCGCGGCGGCAAGACGGTGGAAGCCGTCGGCACCGAAGCCAAGAACATGCTCGGGCGCACGCCCGGCAACATCACGGCGATCCGCCCGCTGAAGGACGGCGTCATCGCCGACTTCACCATCACCGAGAAGATGCTCCAGCACTTCATCCGCAAGGCGCATCCCGGCCGCTACTTCCGGCCGAGCCCGCGGGTGCTGATCTGCGTGCCCTACGGCTCCACCCAGGTGGAGCGGCGCGCCATCCGCGAATCCGCCGAGGGCGCCGGCGCGCGCAAGGTATTCCTCATCGAGGAACCGATGGCGGCGGCGATCGGCGCCGGCATGCCGGTGCACGAGGCCCGCGGCACCATGGTGCTCGACATCGGCGGCGGCACCGCCGAGGTGGCGGTGATCTCGCTCAACGGCATCGTCTACGCCTCCTCGGTGCGCATCGGCGGCGACCGCTTCGACGACGCCATCATCAACTACGTGCGGCGCAACTACGGCATCCTCATCGGCGAAGCCACCGCGGAGCGCATCAAGAAGGAAATCGGCTCCGCCTACCCCGGGGACGAGGTCCACGAGATCTCCGTCAAGGGCCGCAACCTCTCCGAAGGCGTGCCCCGCAGCTTCAGCCTCAACAGCAACGAGATCCTCGAGGCCCTGCAGGAGCCGCTGCAGGGCATCGTCGGCGCCGTGAAGGGCGCCCTGGAGCAGACGCCGCCGGAACTCGGCGCCGATGTCGCCGAGCGCGGCATCGTCCTCACCGGAGGCGGCGCACTGCTGCGCAACATCGACAAGCTCCTCATGGAAGAGACCGGCCTGCCCGTTGTCGTGTCCGAGGATCCCCTCACCTGCGTGGCGCGGGGCGGCGGCCGTGTACTGGAACTGATGGACGAACAGGGCCCCGGCGTCTTCAGCCTCGACTGA
- the gatC gene encoding Asp-tRNA(Asn)/Glu-tRNA(Gln) amidotransferase subunit GatC, producing the protein MSLSKEDVRHIAHLARLAPGEDEVADCADKLSRILGLVDQLRQVDTKGVEPMAHPLDMAQRLRPDVVTEADCRELCQQNAPRAEAGLYLVPRVID; encoded by the coding sequence GTGTCGCTGAGCAAAGAGGACGTGCGTCACATTGCGCACCTGGCGCGCCTTGCCCCGGGCGAGGACGAGGTGGCCGACTGCGCCGACAAGCTGTCGCGCATCCTCGGCCTGGTGGACCAGCTCAGGCAGGTGGACACGAAGGGCGTCGAGCCCATGGCCCATCCCCTCGACATGGCGCAGCGGCTGCGTCCCGATGTGGTCACCGAGGCGGACTGCCGCGAGCTCTGCCAGCAGAATGCGCCGCGCGCCGAGGCCGGACTGTACCTCGTGCCCCGGGTCATCGACTGA
- a CDS encoding metalloregulator ArsR/SmtB family transcription factor produces MTLDAALGFLKASADPTRLRLLALLASGEATVGELVQVLGQSQPRVSRHLRVLNEARLVSCFRDGQWVYYRSDPAAPAAELLERIVALARSADATLAEDQARMVDIRHKRERYAITAPTGPRLWAEPAAGRPDPVILGQALDDALGGQGVGDVLDVGVGAGMLLGLLAPRARSAVGLDIARGMRVLARSRLQQAGHAHCTIRAGDMHALPFPDLAFDLVVLDEVLSLSAQPAQALAEAARVLRPSGRLLLFDRILPAALRLPGSHGASRGLFENQLAVLLRGAGLRPGNPAWLPAGSPSFALVTAVAAAAPRGTGTHA; encoded by the coding sequence ATGACTCTCGATGCCGCACTGGGTTTCCTCAAGGCCAGCGCCGATCCGACGCGCCTGCGCCTGCTGGCCCTGCTGGCGAGCGGCGAGGCCACCGTCGGCGAACTGGTGCAGGTGCTCGGGCAGAGCCAGCCCCGTGTCTCCCGGCACCTGCGCGTGCTCAACGAGGCCCGCCTGGTCAGCTGCTTCCGCGATGGCCAGTGGGTGTATTACCGCTCGGACCCTGCCGCGCCGGCGGCCGAACTGCTGGAGCGCATCGTCGCCCTGGCCCGCAGCGCCGATGCCACCCTTGCCGAAGACCAGGCGCGGATGGTCGATATCCGCCACAAGCGTGAGCGCTACGCCATCACCGCGCCGACAGGGCCCCGCCTGTGGGCGGAGCCGGCCGCTGGACGGCCCGACCCGGTGATCCTGGGGCAGGCGCTCGATGACGCGCTCGGCGGGCAGGGCGTGGGCGACGTGCTCGACGTGGGTGTCGGCGCCGGCATGCTGCTCGGCCTGCTGGCGCCACGCGCGCGCAGCGCCGTGGGGCTCGACATCGCTCGCGGCATGCGCGTGCTGGCGCGCTCGCGCCTGCAGCAGGCCGGCCATGCCCACTGCACCATTCGCGCCGGCGACATGCACGCGCTGCCGTTCCCGGACCTGGCCTTCGACCTGGTGGTGCTCGACGAGGTGCTGTCGCTCAGTGCGCAGCCGGCCCAGGCCCTTGCGGAGGCGGCGCGGGTGCTGCGCCCATCGGGGCGACTGCTGCTCTTCGACCGCATCCTGCCGGCGGCGCTGCGCCTGCCGGGCAGCCATGGCGCATCCCGCGGCCTGTTCGAGAACCAGCTGGCGGTGCTGTTGCGCGGGGCGGGCCTGCGGCCCGGCAACCCGGCCTGGCTGCCCGCGGGCAGCCCCAGCTTTGCATTGGTCACGGCGGTTGCGGCCGCTGCGCCGAGGGGGACGGGTACCCATGCCTGA
- the metF gene encoding methylenetetrahydrofolate reductase has protein sequence MPEVEAASAAPAPVQVSFEFFPPKSAAMEASLWQAVERLAPLQPRFVSVTYGADGSTRDRTHNIVRRILRETGLTCAPHLTCVGASREEVLEVVRGYHDDGIRHIVALRGDPPSGESRYRPHPGGYAYAADLVAGLRQFADFDISVAAYPDVHPEAPSAAFDLDNLKRKFDAGASRAITQFFFDVDRFLRFRDDCDRAGIRGPLVPGLLPIAKFSQLLGFAARCGTPVPGWLHQRFEGLDEDPETRQMIAASVAIELVGRLRRHGVDEFHFYTLNRAELTYAICYALGLRPRAAEAGA, from the coding sequence ATGCCTGAAGTCGAAGCCGCCAGCGCTGCGCCAGCTCCGGTGCAGGTTTCGTTCGAGTTCTTCCCGCCGAAGAGCGCCGCGATGGAGGCCAGCCTGTGGCAGGCCGTGGAGCGGCTGGCTCCGCTGCAGCCGCGATTCGTTTCGGTGACCTATGGCGCCGATGGCTCGACGCGCGACCGCACCCACAACATCGTGCGCCGCATCCTGCGCGAGACCGGCCTGACCTGCGCGCCGCACCTCACCTGCGTGGGAGCCAGCCGCGAGGAAGTGCTCGAGGTGGTGCGCGGCTATCACGACGACGGCATCCGCCACATCGTCGCGCTGCGGGGTGACCCGCCCAGCGGCGAGTCGCGCTACCGGCCCCATCCCGGCGGCTATGCCTATGCGGCAGACCTGGTCGCGGGGCTGCGGCAGTTCGCCGACTTCGACATCTCCGTGGCCGCCTACCCGGACGTGCACCCGGAAGCGCCGAGCGCGGCGTTCGATCTCGACAACCTGAAGCGCAAGTTCGATGCCGGCGCCAGCCGCGCCATCACGCAGTTCTTCTTCGACGTCGATCGTTTCCTGCGCTTTCGCGATGACTGTGACCGGGCCGGCATCCGCGGCCCGCTGGTGCCCGGCCTGTTGCCGATCGCGAAGTTCTCGCAGCTGCTGGGCTTCGCCGCCCGCTGCGGCACGCCGGTGCCGGGCTGGCTGCACCAGCGCTTCGAGGGCCTCGACGAGGATCCGGAGACGCGGCAGATGATCGCCGCCAGCGTCGCCATCGAGCTGGTCGGCCGCCTGCGCCGCCACGGTGTCGATGAATTCCATTTCTACACACTGAACCGCGCGGAGCTGACCTATGCCATCTGCTACGCGCTGGGCTTGCGGCCTCGGGCCGCGGAGGCAGGCGCATGA
- the gatA gene encoding Asp-tRNA(Asn)/Glu-tRNA(Gln) amidotransferase subunit GatA, which yields MRRAPRPDCTSCPGSSTEAVALQGDDRSIAALSRALRDRSTSSRELVEASLERIARLDGALNAFITVNPDQALAAADAADARLARGEGGPLTGVPIAHKDIFCTRGVATTCASKMLADFIPPYDATVVERLAAAGVVCVGKTNMDEFAMGSSNETSFFGPVRNPWDLQRSPGGSSGGSAAAVAAGLVPAATGTDTGGSIRQPAALAGITGFKPSYGRVSRYGMIAFASSLDQAGILARSAEDAALLVEAMAGFDPRDSTSADLPVPAYSQMLDRPLAGRRIGVPPEFFDAGLDAGCAARVREALEVLRQLGAQIVEVSLPNLGLSVPTYYIVAPAEASSNLARFDGVRFGHRAEAAGSIEEMYKRSRQEGFGAEVRRRIMTGTYVLSSGYYDAYYLQAQKVRKLIAGDLRRAFDRVDVIAGPTTPTPAFRLGEKTSDPVQMYLNDIYTIAVNLAGVPGISVPCGFSGGLPVGLQLIGPAFGEAAVLNVAHQYQCATDWHRRRPADPPTGAAQ from the coding sequence ATGCGCCGCGCGCCGAGGCCGGACTGTACCTCGTGCCCCGGGTCATCGACTGAGGCCGTGGCCTTGCAGGGGGATGATCGCAGCATCGCCGCGCTGTCGCGCGCGCTCCGGGACCGCAGCACCAGCAGCCGCGAACTGGTCGAGGCCAGCCTGGAGCGCATTGCGCGCCTCGACGGCGCGCTGAACGCCTTCATCACGGTCAACCCCGACCAGGCCCTGGCGGCGGCCGATGCCGCCGACGCCCGCCTGGCGCGGGGCGAGGGCGGGCCCCTCACCGGCGTGCCCATTGCCCACAAGGACATCTTCTGCACCCGCGGGGTTGCCACCACCTGCGCCTCGAAGATGCTGGCGGACTTCATCCCGCCCTACGACGCGACGGTGGTGGAACGGCTGGCCGCCGCGGGGGTGGTCTGCGTCGGCAAGACCAACATGGACGAATTCGCCATGGGGTCGTCCAACGAAACCAGTTTCTTCGGGCCGGTGCGCAATCCCTGGGACCTGCAGCGCTCGCCGGGCGGCTCCTCGGGGGGGTCGGCGGCGGCGGTGGCGGCGGGGCTGGTGCCGGCCGCCACGGGCACCGACACCGGTGGTTCCATCCGCCAGCCGGCAGCCCTCGCCGGCATCACCGGCTTCAAGCCGAGCTATGGCCGGGTGTCGCGCTACGGGATGATCGCCTTTGCCTCGAGCCTGGATCAGGCGGGCATCCTGGCACGCAGCGCCGAGGACGCGGCGCTGCTGGTCGAGGCCATGGCGGGCTTCGACCCGCGCGATTCGACCAGTGCCGACCTGCCCGTGCCGGCGTATTCGCAGATGCTGGATCGTCCGCTCGCGGGCCGGCGCATCGGCGTGCCGCCGGAATTCTTCGACGCCGGGCTGGATGCCGGCTGCGCCGCCCGGGTGCGCGAGGCCCTCGAGGTGCTGCGCCAGCTCGGCGCGCAGATCGTCGAGGTCTCGCTGCCGAACCTCGGCCTGTCGGTGCCGACCTACTACATCGTGGCGCCGGCCGAAGCCTCCTCCAACCTGGCGCGCTTCGACGGCGTGCGCTTCGGCCACCGGGCCGAAGCTGCCGGATCGATCGAGGAAATGTACAAGCGCTCGCGCCAGGAGGGCTTCGGCGCCGAGGTCCGCCGCCGCATCATGACCGGCACCTACGTGCTGTCCTCCGGCTACTACGACGCCTACTACCTGCAGGCGCAGAAGGTGCGCAAGCTCATCGCCGGGGACCTGCGCCGCGCCTTCGACAGGGTGGATGTCATCGCCGGTCCCACCACGCCGACGCCGGCATTCCGCCTGGGCGAGAAGACCAGCGACCCGGTGCAGATGTACCTGAACGACATCTACACCATCGCCGTCAACCTGGCGGGCGTGCCGGGCATCTCGGTGCCCTGCGGCTTCTCCGGTGGCCTGCCGGTGGGGTTGCAGCTCATCGGGCCGGCCTTCGGCGAGGCTGCCGTGCTGAATGTCGCCCACCAGTACCAGTGCGCCACCGACTGGCATCGCCGGCGGCCGGCGGATCCGCCGACGGGAGCAGCGCAGTGA